The Candidatus Flexicrinis proximus sequence GATCGAAGCCGTCGCTTGAAAGGCCGATCTCGCGCAGCGCGTCCAGCGCCGGATGCGTCGAGGGAACCTCCGGCGCTCCGAACACAAAATCGGCAGGCGGAAGGTCCGGCAACGCCACGGTATCCAGATCACGCATCTCCTCATACGCGGCATATTCGGCTGGCCGGGCGCTGCGCCATGCAGGTGATTCTATGCCGCGTGCTTTGGCGGCATCGGCAGCGAAATCGACCAGCTGAAACGGCAGCAGCATCCGAGTGTCGATGTCAGTCTGCAAGTCGTGATAGAACTTCGCAGCGTGATCGACGTCGTCAAACGTTCCAATCTCGAGATAGCTGCCACCCAGATCGCCGGTGCGGGCGTTGGCGTACAGATCGACCGCGCCAATCGCGTACTCCGGATTTGTGCCATCTCGCGAAGCGCGCTCGACAGCGATCAGCGCCGCGTCCTGCCAGTGCCAACCGTCATCCGACGCGAAGGACTGCACACCCTCATCGGGTGACATATGCTCGCCTGCCTGAAACGGCGCGAATGGCTTGAGCGCGGCGGCTTCCGTCAGGCTGGCTTGATCCAGCACGAAAATATCAGCGAAAGCATCATCAGGCAGGTGGAAGTCGCTGGGTGGACGTTCAACAGGGCTGTTCATCGCCTAAGCCTCCTCCAGCGCGTGCAGTACGACCGGCTTGCGAGGCGGCGCTTCTTCTTCCTCAGCCGCGGTCTCCCCGCTGCAGCGCGACCAGAAACCTGCCAGCAGGCCGGCGCGCGTTTGTTCGCCAACTGAGATCGCCTCCACACCAGCGAAGAACTCCACCGCGTACGCAGGGTCGGTCAGTTCGCCGAATTTTTCCTTGAGGAAGGCCGCAATCCGCAGGCCGGCGTCCGTCAGGGCGAGCGCGCCGTCAGCCGCAGCGATCAGACCGTTGGTTTGCAGAAGTGCAGCGCTATCGATTGCCGTTTGGGCGTTGAAACCGCACTGCATCAGCGTTGTGGCGAGCGAAGTAGCGCTGAAGCGCTCGGCCATCTGGCGCTGATCCAGCACCAGTTCTGCCTGCGCCGAACGGATGGCCAGGCCTTCCATGAGCAGCGGCAGCCAGACAGCGGCTTCGTCCGGCTTGCGGTTGTTGAAGACGCGCCTCCAGCCGTCGAATACGATCTGCGACGACTGCGCGAGCAGGGTGATCGGATACGGTTTGTTCTGTGCCGGACCGACACGGATGCGCGCGGCGGAGATGCGTTCCTGCGCCGGCGCCATATGTGCGGCGACGAAATAGCACCAGATCAGCCGGTACAACGCCGCGCCGTCGCCGAGGGATGCTTCCGGCAAGCGGTTGACATCCGCCGGCGCGATCCCATTGGCTGTCGGCGGCGTAGACGCCAGATAAGCTTCGCCATATTCCTGCTTGATGTGTCCCTGCGCTGCTTCTGTGGCATCCGGCAGCATAATCCCGTCCGGGTGCGTGATCTGGCCGGCTTCGTACAGCGTCAACATCAATGACAGCGTTCGTTCTGCTGGTATAGCGAGTTCATGCCCGGCGACCTCGATCAGCGTGGTCAGAGTCAGCGGGTTTGGCGCGGGATGCGCGCGGGTCGTGCCGCCCAGCTTCTCCACCCAGTAACTGGCCATTAGAAGCATCCGTTTGAGCTGCTTGATCTGCAGTTCGGAACTCAGAGCCAGCGGCCGGCCTTTGGCGTTGAGGACTTTCGCGTCGAACGAGACATCGTCAAGCAAGAAACGGACGCCGGTCTGCCAGCAGCTACGGGATGCCGATGCTTCGCGGTTTGCAAGGTGGCGCAGCGCGACCATGCTGGCGTAAGTCAGTCGCGTTTCTATTCCCAACGCCTTGCTTGCGGCTGCGTTCACGGCATAGCCTGCCAGCCGGTCAGCGATGCGGGCGGTCAGCGCAGCATCGACGCGGCTCATGTTCAGCGGCAGCGGCGAAGCAAACGCGTCGCGGATCGCATCGCGCGTCAGCGCATCCAGCATCACGCGATAGACCGGCTTCTTTTTCTCTGTAACATACGATTCCAGCGCCAGCGCATGCCAGGCCATCGCCTCACCTTCATTGCCGGGAGACGTCGCCGCATAGATCGCGTCCGCCTCGCGCAGTGCTTGTTTCAAACGGACAGCGCTGCCGCCTTTGCCCTGGCGCGATATTGAACGTCGGCCGGAAGTCGTGATCAGGCTCGACGCCCAAAGCATTCGGCGGCAGATCGCGCACGAAGCCGTAGCACGGTTCGACGCGCCAGCCTTCTCCCAGGCTGGCAGCCAGTGCTTTCGCCTGCGCATGTGTTTCGACGATGACGAGTTTCATCGGTTAGTCTCCTCTTGTATCCAGCGCCGGATGGCGGCGCTGCTGTTCAGAAGGCGCGCCAGTTGGCGCATTCGCAGCCGGATGCTGTGCCTTGAGATGCGTGTCCAGTTCGCGCTCTCGCAGCGCCAGCCAGACCGGCCATTCGCGAAAGGCGTGATAGGCTTCTTGCTCCAATGCCTGAAACGGGCTTTCAGCCGTCTTCTTTGGCATGGCGCTCCTCTCATGTGGTCTGGAATCGGGCGATTTCCCCGGCGGACGGACGGTTGTACAGGTACCAGAGCCCTTCGTCCTGAATGTCGAGGACATAGTGGAAGCGCGGCAGGGCGGCGATGATGTCGCGGTGCTGCTGGTTGAGATGCTGGAAGGCGGCGTCTTCTGTGAAGACGTTCATCCCCTGCCGCTGGCTGAACACGACCCGGATCGGGCTGTTCTCGAACACCAGCCGCGCCTTGCCCTCCAGAAACACGCTCATCTGCTGGTTCAGACTCGATTGAACAAAGTGTTGTGGCAGCCTTCACACTAGGGGAAATTGCCAAGGCGTTTGAAGGCCATTTCTTCCCTCAGATTGTTCGTCCTGAAGCCGACCCCGATCCCGGGCAGTCGGCTTCTTAGCGTTCAGGAGAAACCTTATGTACCAGCAAGCACTGTCAATCTACGTAGTGAAGGCAGTTCTCGACGAGGACGTGGAGAGGCCACAGTGGCATGTCAAGCGCTGGACGCAGCCTCCTGTATTACTTCCGCGTGATTTGATTTCACAGGTCATCAGCACGACGGCGGGAGATGTGGAGGTCTATATGCCTTATGAGGCCACCCGTGACCGCAATGTCTGGATGTGGGCTTACGCGGAAATCAAGCGGCTGCACCCGAAGCCGACCGATCTCGAAACGCTGGATACGCTCTCGCTAGCCGAACAGTTCCGCCTGGGGCTCGATATGGCATTGGAGTATGTCGAGATTGCCGAGGACGGGCGCGGACACAACGACCGTTCGCACTACCTTGCCCGCTGTCTGCGCCAGATCGGCCGCATCACCAGTAATCCGGTTTGTTCTACAGCCAGCCTCAATTCCGGGGCTCCGGCTTCATTCGATTCCAAAGGAGAGCAAGATGAACAAGCGTAAGACAGGCAGCAGTAACGGTAACGGGGCTTCAGTCCTGCTGGAGCGCAGCGGTCCACTCACCATCGGGCTGGATATCGGCTATGGCGTGGTCAAAGCCGTCACCAGCGATGCGGTCATCACTTTCCCGTCGGTCGCGGGTCACGCCCGCGAGATCAAGTTCCGCCAGGAAGACCTGACCGCCAGATATCCCGGCGAACAGATCATTGACGAGGACGGATCGTGGTTCACCGGCGATCTGGCGCTGGCGCAGATTCCGCCTGGCGAAATACTTCGGCTGCGCGGCCGTACATCCAACGAAGCCAGCATGGGCAATACCTTCCGGCTGCGACTGGCCAAGGTCGCCCTCGGCAAGCTGTTCCCCGGAACCCGTAATCGCGATGTCGTTCATCTGCGGATCGCGACCGGCCTGCCCTGCGACCACATGCGGGATGCCGCGGCATTAAAAGCCACCCTGCTCGGCCAGCACCTGATCCAGACCGACACGGCCGATTTCATCGCCAACGTAGTCGAGGTCATGGTCATGCCCCAGCCTTACGGCACCATTTACTCGCGCACCCTCAGTTCCGGCGGCGACATCAATCCAGCCCACACCGCGATGCGGACCGGCGTGTGCGACGTCGGGACGTATACGGTTGATGTGGCGCTGGATGCCGACGGCGAATACATCGACGCTGAGAGCGGCAGCGCGGAAAGCGGCGTATACACCGCCCAGGAGCGAATCGCGGCGGCGCTGGAACGGGATTGCCGCCAGAAGATGCCGTTCAAACTGGTCGAGGAAACACTGCGGACCGGCGTACTACGCGCCAGCGGCGAGCGGATCGACTACCGGCAGGAGGTCGAAGACGCGCTCGCCCCGCTGCGCAGCGCGACCCTCAACCTGCTCAACGAAAAGTGGAAAGCCGGCGCGGCGGTCGACGTGATCTACCTGTCGGGCGGCGGCGCGGAACTGGTGTTCCGCGAAGTGATGTCGGCCTATCCGCAGACACAGCTGGTGAAACAGGCGCAGCTGGCCAACGCGCAGGGCTATCTGAACTACGCACGGTTCGTGGAGAAGCAGTCATGAACGGGTTTTACGCAGGAAACGAACGGTCAGACCGCCATCAAACCGCCGTAAACAACGCGCGCCGCAAAAACCGCAAGCCGCCCAAGCGCGAACACCGCCTGATCGCGTTCAAAGCCTTCCTCGACACCGACCGCGAGATCGTGAATTGGTGGGAAGGGATGGAAGACGGCGCGCGCAGCGACGTGATCCGCGCCCTGCTGCACAGCTATATCGAGGGACTGCCGATGTACGAGGCGGCGCAAAGAAAGCTGATCCCGGTGGATAGCAATACCGTGCGCGAAGTACATGACAACACGCGCTGGATCCGGGACGCCCTGAGCGAAATGCCGGCCTATCTCGAACGGCTGCTGGGGCGTTTGGAAGCGACGCGATCGCCAGAAGCGGTGAGCCATCCGGAGCCTGCGGTCCATGAAGGTGGACTCACGCCCGAAGCACAGGCTCGCCGCATGGCCAAAATGGAGAAAGCAAATTGGTGAAATGACGGCGCTGTATTACATCACAGATCGCGTCCATCGCGAAGCGGCGCTGCGTCGGGGCGCAGCGCCTTCTCGGACCCCGCAGGGCGGGCGTGAGCTGCAGAAGTATCTGCGCGGGGTCCGAAGCGAGCTAAATCTTAGCTCGCTCCTCAGACGCCGGAGGGGCTGGTGCAGGCCGCATCGCGGTCTGCACAGGTGCGGCGGTGCAAGGCACCCGCCGCACCTGTCGTCGCCACCAGTGGCTCCGACATGGCGCACATCGTCCCGATCTGCGCCAAAACGCTGCACCGCCTATCCGCAGGGGAGAAAAGCATGAAACACAGACAATTTGTGCAATCCATCGCGCGGCGTCTGCCGCATGTCGAGCGGCACCATGTCGCCGAAGTGCTGGAGGTGGCGGCCGAACTCTGGGCCGAGGCCCTGCAGCAACCGGGCGCGATGGTCACGATGATGAACCTCGGCAAGCTGCAGGTCGAAGCGCAGCAGGTCAAAGTGTCGGGCGCGATCCGTGTCCGGCTGCAGGCACATTATGGGGGGATCGCTCCTGAAACCGTCGGCAGGCTGTACTACCGGTTCCGTCCAGCGGGCTGGCTGAAAGCGTTAGTGGAGGCGAGCTATGACACGCAAGAAAACTGATCAGTACACACAGCGCCAGACCGTCAGCCTGACGCCGGACCAGATGCGGCGGCTGAAGGAACTGAGATCGGTGCGTGCGCGCAAGGATGGCAGCCTGATCTACATCACCGACCTGATCCGCGATGCCGTCAATTACTACCTCGCCGCGCAGGAAGATCTGCCCGGATCGCGGCGCGCGATCGCCAAAGGCGTCGAGACGAAGGTGGATCTGCTCGCGGAAGATTTGCGGGGGCTGCGGGCGCGGCTGGACAGCTTCATCGAGAGCGTGATGCGGCGGAGAAGTCCATAAACGATGAACCGTAAGCAGATGTGCGTCGCCAACCTGCGCTACAAACGGCCCGGCGCCAGCGAAGCCAGGCAGGCCAGGAACCTGCTTGGCTACCTGACGTACCGCGAAAGCCGTGACGAAGGCGTCAAACTCGTCGCCGGTGTGGACCGCTGGGCGGATCACGGCATGGGCGGATCGGTCGGCGAGATCGTGCGGCGCTGCGGCGACCTGTGCAGCGAGCACGTCCTGATGTTCTCGCTGGTGATTAACCCGAACCCGCAGCTGATGGCGATGGTCGCCCCCGGCCAGCGCGAGCAGTTTTTGCGCGAACTGACCAGGACGACGGTGGATGGCTTCTTCGAGGCGCGCGGGATCGACAGCGGTGCAGAGTTCAGCTACGTGATCCATCACCGGAGCAGCGAGGATCCGCAGGCACCGGGGATGCACAACCCGCATAGCCATGTCGTGCTGCCCGGCACGATCTGGAGCGAGGAAGCTGGCGAGCGGGTGCCGCTGTACTTCTCGCAGAACAGGAAGGTCGACCACATCGGGATGCTGCACGCAGTCACCGAGCAGAACATGACGGAAATGATGGGTCGCTACGTCGGGCCGGACTGGGAGCAGCGCATCGACCGCCTGGAAGCGGTTCGAGACGCACAAAAGCAGATCGTGAGGGAGAAGCCGCATGGCGTGATGGGAGACGACGATTTCACGCCGTGCTTCTGGTGCGGCGCGCGGCAGACCGACGAGCAGACCAGCGCCGCCGGTTATTACGTCCTCTCAGACAGTAACGATCTCGAATTCCGCCCCTTCGTGCGCGGATTGAGCCACGAAGAGGCCGAACTTCTGGCCCGCCTGATGGCGCTCGAAGCGGGTAGCGGCTTTGAATACCTCAAGCGGATCGGTACGGGCATCGAGCAGATGACACGCAAGGAACGCCGTGCACTCTTCGAAGAACTGCGCGAAGTGACTACCCAGCGGGTGTACCAGCAGCCCCCAGTTGAGCGACGAGATGAGCGTGAAATCGAGTGGGATATCGGATTGTAGGCAAAGAAAAACACACAGGAGGATGAGCGGGCTGGTCGCCAAACCCTACGCTCAAGACCTGTGTGTTTTCCAAAGGATTACACATGAGTATGACAGAAAATGGAATCACTGACAAGACATCTGAGCGCCGCACCTTCCTGCAGGCGCTGTTCGGCAGCGCGCCGGACGACCTGTATTTCGAGCTGCGCTGCATCCATCCCGGCGATCTGCCCCCGCGCACGTTCTGGAGCAGGATCGGCGACAAGCGCACGTTGGCCAGCGCTTTCAAGCGTGCCGAGGCATCGAACGGCGAAGGCTACGGCGTGTATTTCGCGCCGTGCCTGCGAAACACCAGGAGCGGCAAAGCGGAAGCGGCCGCGCTGCTGCCGGCCTTCTGGCTGGATATCGACTGCGACGGAGATGCGTCGAGGCGGGAAACGGCGTCGAACAGGCTGCGCGCGTTTCAGTTGCCACCATCGGCCATTCTGGACAGCGGCGGCGGACTGCACGCGTACTGGCTGCTGACCGAATCACTTCCACTCGCTGATTCGGCGACACGGGAGAAAGCTGCATCGATCCTGCGCGGGTTGTCCGAAGCGCTGGACGGCGATCCACAGTACGTCAAATCGGCGGCGTCGGTCATGCGCCTGCCTGGCAGCATCAACACTAAACCGGAACGTGGCGGCGCGACCGTCACCGTTCTTGAACTGGATACAGAACTGCGTTACGCCCTGGAGCAATTCGCGTGGCTGGAGGCGAAACCGCAGCCGGTCGAGCGCATTGGCGGCTTGAATGTCGTCACGCTCAACCAGGTGAGGCTGCCTGAACGGACTGAAACCTATCTCGCCAGCGGTGCGAGCGAAGGCAGCCGGAATCATGAATTGTTCGCAGCGGCCTGCCAGATGCGCGACGCCGGCAGCAGCCAATCCGAAGCAGAACGCGAGCTCGTTCCCCGTCATGTCGCCAGCGGCGGCAGCGAACGCGAAGCGCTGACCACGATCCGCAGCGCTTACAGCCGTCCCCCGCGCGAAGCCGATCGCTTCACCGCGTGAGATGGTCGATCGCCTCGTCACCCGCTTTCCACGCGACACAACCCCGGATCGGCCCAGTGCGGCGCAGATTGCCGAGGCAGTCCGCGCGTGTTCGGCACTCGATCCGGTCGAGTGGTCGGAAGTGCGGCAGCGGCTCAAGAGCGTATGTGGCGACGAATTGAAGGTCAGCGATCTGGACCGGCTGTACCGCGAAGCGCGGCGCCGTCATGCTCGCAGCGAGGCGGATGCGGCGGAGAGCGCTGAACGCTATGTCGAGCGCCACGGCAGCATCGTTTACGAGAAGGAAAATGGCCGCGGCATGATCAGGCAGGTTGTCTCGGATTGGACCGGACGCGTGCTGGAATGGATGATGCAGGTCGATGACGACGGTCAGATCGACCGGCAGATGCGTCTGCAGCTCACGCACAGCACCCATTCTGTCACGATTGACGCGCCGGATGAGCTGTTTGGCGATCCGAACGGTTTGGCACGCTTCCTTGCTGGCCGGGCTGGCGGCATGTTCTCGCCACGCGCGGGGATGCAGAAGCACCTCGCGCCAGCCATCCTCACGCTGTCGGGCGAAGTGCCGCGCCGGCAGTCGTTCCGCTTTATCGGCTGGACGCGCATCGACGATCGCTGGGTATATGTCACGCCGGATGTCT is a genomic window containing:
- a CDS encoding ParM/StbA family protein, with translation MNKRKTGSSNGNGASVLLERSGPLTIGLDIGYGVVKAVTSDAVITFPSVAGHAREIKFRQEDLTARYPGEQIIDEDGSWFTGDLALAQIPPGEILRLRGRTSNEASMGNTFRLRLAKVALGKLFPGTRNRDVVHLRIATGLPCDHMRDAAALKATLLGQHLIQTDTADFIANVVEVMVMPQPYGTIYSRTLSSGGDINPAHTAMRTGVCDVGTYTVDVALDADGEYIDAESGSAESGVYTAQERIAAALERDCRQKMPFKLVEETLRTGVLRASGERIDYRQEVEDALAPLRSATLNLLNEKWKAGAAVDVIYLSGGGAELVFREVMSAYPQTQLVKQAQLANAQGYLNYARFVEKQS